A genomic region of Arachis hypogaea cultivar Tifrunner chromosome 5, arahy.Tifrunner.gnm2.J5K5, whole genome shotgun sequence contains the following coding sequences:
- the LOC112801393 gene encoding exosome complex component RRP45A isoform X2 gives MEQRLANSWRQTINEKKFIETALLSELRVDGRRPFDYRKLTIKFGKDDGSSEVQLGHTHVMAIVSAQLLQPYKERPNEGTLAVFTEFSPMADPSFEPGRPRESAVELGRIIDRGLRESRAVDTESLCVLSGKLVWAVRIDIHILDNGGNLVDAANIAALAALLTFRRPECSLGGEDGQQVVVHPPEVRDPIPLIIHHLPIAVTFGFFSNENIMVIDPTYHEEAVLTGRMTATVNANGDVCSIQKAGGEGVYQQVLMHCLKLAHVKAGDITAKIKDAVEIYNTQRALRKIKRHSISVAMDVCGTPAKSREKQNQLDGSHLDQSKFKDEASSMECDATSSGQEQSNKRDGVSNKFIGGPSSWDPYSECVNSDLLKASLASHGPATHRKQKGSRSETKAEEPPQEMTTYSSPTAAGLDAAQNIEGKTLKDAVKPKNKRKKKRLPSDSGN, from the exons ATGGAGCAGAGGCTAGCAAATTCATGGCGCCAAACCATAAACGAGAAGAAATTCATAGAGACCGCACTCTTGTCGGAGCTCCGAGTTGACGGTCGGCGCCCCTTCGACTACCGCAAGCTCACCATCAAGTTCGGCAAGGACGACGGCTCCTCGGAGGTCCAGCTTGGCCACACTCACGTCATGGCCATCGTCTCCGCCCAACTGCTCCAGCCCTACAAGGAAAGGCCAAACGAGGGCACACTCGCCGTCTTCACTGAATTCTCCCCCATGGCCGACCCTTCCTTTGAACCCGGCCGCCCAAGGGAGTCCGCCGTCGAGTTAGGCCGCATTATTGACCGCGGGTTGAGGGAGAGCCGAGCCGTCGATACAGAATCGCTCTGTGTCCTCTCTGGGAAGCTCGTTTGGGCGGTTCGCATTGATATCCATATTCTTGACAATGGAGG GAATCTTGTTGATGCTGCTAATATTGCTGCTCTGGCTGCTTTGTTGACGTTCCGGCGGCCAGAATGCTCGTTAGGGGGAGAAGATGGTCAGCAAGTTGTGGTGCATCCTCCTGAG GTGCGCGACCCGATTCCTTTGATCATACATCATCTTCCTATAGCTGTGACGTTTGGATTTTTCAGCAATGAAAATATTATG GTGATAGATCCAACATACCATGAAGAGGCTGTACTGACCGGGCGGATGACTGCTACAGTGAATGCAAATGGTGATGTTTGCTCCATTCAAAAGGCGGGTGGGGAAGGAGTATATCAGCAAGTTCTCATGCATTGCTTGAAACTAGCTCATGTTAAAGCTGGTGATATTACAGCCAAGATAAAGGATGCA GTTGAAATATACAACACTCAAAGGGCACTACGGAAGATTAAACGTCATTCCATTTCTGTTGCCATGGATGTATGTGGTACCCCTGCCAAATCAAGAGAAAAGCAAAATCAATTAGATGGTAGTCATTTAGACCAGTCAAAGTTTAAAGATGAGGCAAGTTCTATGGAATGTGATGCCACATCATCTGGACAGGAACAAAGTAACAAGAGAGATGGAGTTTCTAATAAATTTATTGGCGGGCCTTCAAGCTG GGATCCGTACTCAGAGTGTGTCAATTCTGATCTTCTAAAAGCATCTCTAGCATCACATG GACCGGCAACTCATAGAAAGCAGAAGGGTTCAAGAAGTGAGACTAAGGCAGAGGAACCACCACAGGAAATGACGACGTATTCTTCACCAACTGCCGCAGGTCTAGATGCTGCCCAGAATATTGAAGGTAAGACGCTGAAGGATGCCGTTAAgcccaagaacaaaagaaagaaaaaaaggctGCCTTCCGATAGTGGAAATTAA
- the LOC112801393 gene encoding exosome complex component RRP45A isoform X1 gives MEQRLANSWRQTINEKKFIETALLSELRVDGRRPFDYRKLTIKFGKDDGSSEVQLGHTHVMAIVSAQLLQPYKERPNEGTLAVFTEFSPMADPSFEPGRPRESAVELGRIIDRGLRESRAVDTESLCVLSGKLVWAVRIDIHILDNGGNLVDAANIAALAALLTFRRPECSLGGEDGQQVVVHPPEVRDPIPLIIHHLPIAVTFGFFSNENIMVIDPTYHEEAVLTGRMTATVNANGDVCSIQKAGGEGVYQQVLMHCLKLAHVKAGDITAKIKDAVEIYNTQRALRKIKRHSISVAMDVCGTPAKSREKQNQLDGSHLDQSKFKDEASSMECDATSSGQEQSNKRDGVSNKFIGGPSSWDPYSECVNSDLLKASLASHAGPATHRKQKGSRSETKAEEPPQEMTTYSSPTAAGLDAAQNIEGKTLKDAVKPKNKRKKKRLPSDSGN, from the exons ATGGAGCAGAGGCTAGCAAATTCATGGCGCCAAACCATAAACGAGAAGAAATTCATAGAGACCGCACTCTTGTCGGAGCTCCGAGTTGACGGTCGGCGCCCCTTCGACTACCGCAAGCTCACCATCAAGTTCGGCAAGGACGACGGCTCCTCGGAGGTCCAGCTTGGCCACACTCACGTCATGGCCATCGTCTCCGCCCAACTGCTCCAGCCCTACAAGGAAAGGCCAAACGAGGGCACACTCGCCGTCTTCACTGAATTCTCCCCCATGGCCGACCCTTCCTTTGAACCCGGCCGCCCAAGGGAGTCCGCCGTCGAGTTAGGCCGCATTATTGACCGCGGGTTGAGGGAGAGCCGAGCCGTCGATACAGAATCGCTCTGTGTCCTCTCTGGGAAGCTCGTTTGGGCGGTTCGCATTGATATCCATATTCTTGACAATGGAGG GAATCTTGTTGATGCTGCTAATATTGCTGCTCTGGCTGCTTTGTTGACGTTCCGGCGGCCAGAATGCTCGTTAGGGGGAGAAGATGGTCAGCAAGTTGTGGTGCATCCTCCTGAG GTGCGCGACCCGATTCCTTTGATCATACATCATCTTCCTATAGCTGTGACGTTTGGATTTTTCAGCAATGAAAATATTATG GTGATAGATCCAACATACCATGAAGAGGCTGTACTGACCGGGCGGATGACTGCTACAGTGAATGCAAATGGTGATGTTTGCTCCATTCAAAAGGCGGGTGGGGAAGGAGTATATCAGCAAGTTCTCATGCATTGCTTGAAACTAGCTCATGTTAAAGCTGGTGATATTACAGCCAAGATAAAGGATGCA GTTGAAATATACAACACTCAAAGGGCACTACGGAAGATTAAACGTCATTCCATTTCTGTTGCCATGGATGTATGTGGTACCCCTGCCAAATCAAGAGAAAAGCAAAATCAATTAGATGGTAGTCATTTAGACCAGTCAAAGTTTAAAGATGAGGCAAGTTCTATGGAATGTGATGCCACATCATCTGGACAGGAACAAAGTAACAAGAGAGATGGAGTTTCTAATAAATTTATTGGCGGGCCTTCAAGCTG GGATCCGTACTCAGAGTGTGTCAATTCTGATCTTCTAAAAGCATCTCTAGCATCACATG CAGGACCGGCAACTCATAGAAAGCAGAAGGGTTCAAGAAGTGAGACTAAGGCAGAGGAACCACCACAGGAAATGACGACGTATTCTTCACCAACTGCCGCAGGTCTAGATGCTGCCCAGAATATTGAAGGTAAGACGCTGAAGGATGCCGTTAAgcccaagaacaaaagaaagaaaaaaaggctGCCTTCCGATAGTGGAAATTAA
- the LOC112801393 gene encoding exosome complex component RRP45A isoform X3, with translation MEQRLANSWRQTINEKKFIETALLSELRVDGRRPFDYRKLTIKFGKDDGSSEVQLGHTHVMAIVSAQLLQPYKERPNEGTLAVFTEFSPMADPSFEPGRPRESAVELGRIIDRGLRESRAVDTESLCVLSGKLVWAVRIDIHILDNGGNLVDAANIAALAALLTFRRPECSLGGEDGQQVVVHPPEVRDPIPLIIHHLPIAVTFGFFSNENIMVIDPTYHEEAVLTGRMTATVNANGDVCSIQKAGGEGVYQQVLMHCLKLAHVKAGDITAKIKDAVEIYNTQRALRKIKRHSISVAMDVCGTPAKSREKQNQLDGSHLDQSKFKDEASSMECDATSSGQEQSNKRDGVSNKFIGGPSSWTGNS, from the exons ATGGAGCAGAGGCTAGCAAATTCATGGCGCCAAACCATAAACGAGAAGAAATTCATAGAGACCGCACTCTTGTCGGAGCTCCGAGTTGACGGTCGGCGCCCCTTCGACTACCGCAAGCTCACCATCAAGTTCGGCAAGGACGACGGCTCCTCGGAGGTCCAGCTTGGCCACACTCACGTCATGGCCATCGTCTCCGCCCAACTGCTCCAGCCCTACAAGGAAAGGCCAAACGAGGGCACACTCGCCGTCTTCACTGAATTCTCCCCCATGGCCGACCCTTCCTTTGAACCCGGCCGCCCAAGGGAGTCCGCCGTCGAGTTAGGCCGCATTATTGACCGCGGGTTGAGGGAGAGCCGAGCCGTCGATACAGAATCGCTCTGTGTCCTCTCTGGGAAGCTCGTTTGGGCGGTTCGCATTGATATCCATATTCTTGACAATGGAGG GAATCTTGTTGATGCTGCTAATATTGCTGCTCTGGCTGCTTTGTTGACGTTCCGGCGGCCAGAATGCTCGTTAGGGGGAGAAGATGGTCAGCAAGTTGTGGTGCATCCTCCTGAG GTGCGCGACCCGATTCCTTTGATCATACATCATCTTCCTATAGCTGTGACGTTTGGATTTTTCAGCAATGAAAATATTATG GTGATAGATCCAACATACCATGAAGAGGCTGTACTGACCGGGCGGATGACTGCTACAGTGAATGCAAATGGTGATGTTTGCTCCATTCAAAAGGCGGGTGGGGAAGGAGTATATCAGCAAGTTCTCATGCATTGCTTGAAACTAGCTCATGTTAAAGCTGGTGATATTACAGCCAAGATAAAGGATGCA GTTGAAATATACAACACTCAAAGGGCACTACGGAAGATTAAACGTCATTCCATTTCTGTTGCCATGGATGTATGTGGTACCCCTGCCAAATCAAGAGAAAAGCAAAATCAATTAGATGGTAGTCATTTAGACCAGTCAAAGTTTAAAGATGAGGCAAGTTCTATGGAATGTGATGCCACATCATCTGGACAGGAACAAAGTAACAAGAGAGATGGAGTTTCTAATAAATTTATTGGCGGGCCTTCAAGCTG GACCGGCAACTCATAG
- the LOC112801391 gene encoding LOW QUALITY PROTEIN: isoleucine--tRNA ligase, cytoplasmic-like (The sequence of the model RefSeq protein was modified relative to this genomic sequence to represent the inferred CDS: inserted 1 base in 1 codon) yields the protein MDEVCEGKDFSFPKQEEKVLEFWSKVKAFETQLELTKDKPEYIFYDGPPFATGLPHYGHILAGTIKDIVTRYQSMTGHHVTRRFGWDCHGLPVENEIDKKLGIKKREDVIKMGIDKYNEECRSIVTRYVSEWEKVITRTGRWIDFKNDYKTMDRNFMESVWWVFAQLFEKGLVYKGFKVMPYSTGCKTPLSNFEAGQNYQDVPDPEIMMTFPVIGDPHNASFVAWTTTPWTLPSNLALCVNANFTYVKVRNKYSGKIYIIAESRLSALPKDKPKEAVVNGSVGAPKKANVKSKESSGGKTENVLDSFEVLEKFPGSSLVGKKYEPLFGYFIELSDTAFRVVSDNYVTDDSGTGIVHCAPAFGEDDFRVCIENHILNKDNLTVAVDDDGCFTEKITDFSGCYIKDADKDIIEAVKAKGRLVKQGTFTHSYPFCWRSGTPLIYRAVPSWFVKVELLKEKLLENNKQTYWVPDFVKDKRFHNWLENARDWAISRSRFWGTPLPLWISEDEKEIIVIDSVAKLEKLSGVKVFDLHRHNIDHITIQSESGRVLRRVDDVFDCWFESGSMPYAYIHYPFENIELFEKNFPGHFVAEGLDQTRGWFYTLMVLATALFGKPAFRNLICNGLVLAEDGKKMSKSLKNYPPPMEVVDDYGADALRLYLINSPVVRAEPLRFKKEGVYGVVRDVFLPWYNAYRFLVQNAKRLEVEGXAPFIPIDHATLQKSSNVLDQWINSATQSLIHFVKQEMNAYRLYTVVPYLLKFLDNLTNIYVRFNRKRLKGRTGEEDCRTALSTLYNVLLLSCKVMAPFTPFFTEVLFQNMRKACNGLEESIHYCSFPEEEGERDERIEQSVSRMMTIIDLARNIRERNNKPLKTPLREMVIVHPDVNFLDDIAGKLREYVLEELNIRSLVPCNDTLKYASLRAEPDFSILGKRLGKSMGIVAKEVKAMSQESILSFESAGEVVIANHCLKLTDIKILRDFKRPDGMTEEEIDAAGDTDVLVILDLHPDESLLEAGAAREIVNRIQKLRKKIALEPTDMVEVYFESLDGDKNLSQRVLHSQASYIRDAIGSQLLSHSLMPAHAVVLGEERFHGISGMSFGIILARPTVMFNSKAILPLFQGNKKYAHNLETYLLSRDNSNLKSEFQNGNGKIIVDSIEEQPSVSLVLGEHVFLTVGDCYVAGKAN from the exons ATGGATGAAGTGTGCGAGGGGAAGGACTTCTCGTTCCCGAAGCAGGAAGAGAAGGTTCTAGAATTCTGGTCCAAAGTGAAGGCCTTCGAAACACAGCTAGAACTCACCAAGGACAAGCCCGAATACATCTTCTACGATGGTCCTCCCTTTGCCACCGGCCTCCCTCACTACGGCCACATCCTCGCCGGCACCATCAAGGATATCGTCACGCGTTACCAGTCCATGACGGGGCACCACGTCACGCGCCGATTCGGATGGGACTGCCACGGCCTCCCCGTCGAGAACGAGATCGACAAGAAGCTCGGAATCAAGAAGAGGGAGGACGTTATCAAGATGGGGATCGATAAGTACAATGAGGAGTGTAGGAGCATAGTCACGCGCTACGTTAGCGAGTGGGAGAAAGTCATTACGCGCACCGGCAGGTGGATTGACTTCAAGAACGATTACAAGACCATGGACCGGAACTTCATGGAGTCCGTTTGGTGGGTCTTCGCTCAGCTCTTCGAGAAAGGATTGGTCTACAAAGGATTTAAG GTTATGCCGTATAGCACTGGCTGCAAAACTCCGTTGTCTAATTTTGAGGCGGGTCAGAATTATCAG GATGTACCTGATCCCGAGATAATGATGACATTTCCGGTTATTGGCGATCCACATAATGCTTCTTTTGTAGCTTGGACAACTACTCCATGGACCCTTCCAAGTAATCTAGCTCTTTGTGTGAATGCTAATTTTACCTACGTGAAG GTTCGCAATAAGTATtcgggcaaaatttatatcattgcTGAATCTCGTCTGTCGGCACTACCTAAGGATAAACCCAAGGAAGCTGTTGTTAACGGTTCTGTTGGGGCCCCCAAAAAAGCAAATGTGAAGTCCAAGGAATCTTCCGGCGGAAAAACTGAAAATGTTTTGGATTCTTTTGAAGTGCTGGAGAAATTCCCAGGGTCTTCGCTAGTGGGAAAGAA GTATGAACCATTATTTGGTTACTTTATAGAGCTATCTGATACTGCTTTTAGAGTTGTGTCCGACAATTATGTTACTGATGATAGTGGTACTGGCATTGTCCATTGTGCCCCTGCTTTTGGTGAAGATGATTTTCGAGTTTGCATTGAGAATCACATTCTTAATAAG GATAATCTAACAGTAGCTGTTGATGATGATGGCTGCTTTACTGAAAAAATTACTGACTTTAGCGGCTGCTATATCAAAGATGCTGACAAGGATATAATTGAAGCTGTGAAG GCAAAGGGTAGGCTGGTTAAGCAAGGAACCTTTACTCATTCTTATCCATTCTGCTGGAGATCTGGTACTCCTCTAATTTACAGAGCTGTTCCTAGCTG GTTTGTTAAGGTGGAgttattgaaagagaaattattgGAAAATAATAAGCAGACTTACTGGGTCCCGGATTTTGTCAAG GACAAACGATTTCACAATTGGCTGGAAAATGCCAGAGATTGGGCAATTAGCCGAAGTAGGTTTTGGGGGACTCCTCTCCCTTTATGGATTAGTGAGGATGAAAAAGAAATAATTGTCATTGATTCTGTTGCAAAACTTGAAAAGCTTTCAGGTGTAAAG GTGTTTGATCTTCATCGTCATAACATTGATCACATTACAATTCAATCCGAAAGTGGCCGTGTGCTTCGACGGGTTGATGAT gTGTTTGACTGCTGGTTTGAAAGTGGATCCATGCCATATGCTTATATTCATTATCCTTTCGAAAATATTGAGCTATTTGAGAAGAATTTCCCTGGTCATTTCGTGGCTGAAGGGCTAGATCAAACCCGTGGATG GTTTTATACTCTTATGGTACTGGCAACTGCATTATTTGGTAAGCCTGCCTTTAGAAATTTGATTTGCAATGGACTTGTCCTGGCTGAAGATGGGAAGAAGATGAGTAAAAGTTTGAAAAATTATCCTCCGCCCATGGAAGTTGTTGATGATTACGGAGCA GATGCATTGCGTTTATACCTTATAAACTCTCCTGTTGTGCGAGCTGAGCCACTGCGTTTCAAGAAGGAAGGAGTTTATGGTGTT GTTAGGGATGTTTTTCTCCCATGGTATAATGCATATAGGTTCCTTGTTCAAAATGCAAAGAGGCTTGAAGTTGAGG TAGCACCTTTTATTCCAATTGATCATGCTACACTCCAGAAGTCATCTAATGTTCTTGACCAGTGGATCAACTCAGCCACACAGAGTCTCATTCATTTTGTCAAACAAGAAATGAATGCTTACCGGCTCTACACA GTTGTTCCTTACCTCCTGAAGTTTCTTGACAACCTGACAAATATATACGTACGGTTCAACCGGAAGAGACTTAAAGGTCGTACTGGAGAAGAAGACTGCCGGACAGCTCTGTCAACTCTTTATAAT GTGCTTTTGTTGTCCTGTAAAGTTATGGCTCCTTTTACTCCATTCTTCACCGAGGTCCTCTTTCAAAATATGAGAAAAGCCTGTAATGGGCTTGAGGAAAGCATACACTATTGCAGTTTCCCTGAGGAAGAAGGCGAG AGGGACGAGCGGATTGAGCAGAGCGTTTCCAGGATGATGACAATAATTGATCTGGCTCGAAACATTCGGGAGCGTAACAACAAACCTCTGAAGACTCCGCTAAG GGAAATGGTGATAGTTCATCCAGATGTTAACTTCCTTGATGACATAGCTGGGAAGTTGCGGGAG TATGTGCTGGAGGAACTAAATATCCGGTCACTTGTACCATGTAATGATACTTTGAAGTATGCTTCTTTACGTGCTGAGCCTGATTTTAG CATTTTGGGAAAGAGACTTGGAAAATCTATGGGTATCGTTGCTAAAGAAGTCAAAGCAATGTCACAAGAAAGTATTTTGTCTTTCGAGAGTGCTGGAGAAGTTGTTATTGCAAATCACTGTTTGAAGCTGACTGATATTAAG aTTCTTCGTGATTTTAAGCGACCTGATGGTATGACAGAGGAGGAGATTGATGCAGCAGGAGATA CTGATGTTTTAGTGATATTGGACTTGCATCCAGATGAGTCTCTGTTGGAGGCTGGTGCTGCCCGTGAG ATCGTTAACAGAATTCAAAAGTTACGGAAGAAAATTGCTCTTGAACCGACTGATATGGTGGAGGTTTACTTTGAATCATTGGATGGAGATAAGAATCTCTCTCAAAGGGTTTTGCACTCTCAG GCATCTTACATCAGGGATGCTATTGGTTCTCAATTGCTTTCACATTCTTTGATGCCAGCACATGCT GTTGTCCTTGGTGAAGAGAGGTTCCATGGGATTTCTGGCATGTCATTTGGTATCATTTTGGCAAGACCTACAGTGATGTTTAACTCAAAAGCCATTCTACCATTGTTTCAAG GTAACAAGAAATACGCCCATAATCTTGAAACTTACTTGCTATCGAGAGATAATTCAAATTTGAAGTCAGAATTTCAAAATGGAAATGGAAAG ATTATAGTTGACTCCATTGAAGAACAACCCTCTGTAAGCCTGGTCCTTGGTGAGCATGTGTTTCTCACTGTCGGGGACTGCTACGTTGCTGGAAAAGCTAATTAA